The proteins below come from a single Mycolicibacterium sp. TY81 genomic window:
- a CDS encoding SDR family oxidoreductase, whose translation MQFSVQGWLTDRTVLITGGGSGIGKAIAQGVVAAGGNALIVGRTEATLQSAVDEISASGGPGAIRFQTADVTNEDDVASAVATAAAWNGKLSGAVHCAGGSLTVGPVTHLDSEMWRQTVDLNVNGSMYVVKHTAREMVRGGGGSFVGISSIAASNTHRWFGPYGVTKSALDHLVQLAADELGASWVRANSIRPGLIRTDLVAASIFEFEPLREDYKQCTPLPRAGEVEDVANLALFLLSDASQWITGQLINVDGGQKLRRGPDFSAMMEPMFGADAMRGVFAD comes from the coding sequence GTGCAATTTTCAGTCCAGGGTTGGCTGACAGATCGGACGGTGTTGATCACCGGCGGTGGCAGCGGCATCGGTAAGGCCATCGCGCAAGGAGTGGTGGCCGCCGGCGGCAACGCGCTCATCGTGGGCCGCACCGAGGCCACGTTGCAGTCCGCCGTCGACGAGATCTCCGCCTCCGGGGGACCGGGCGCCATCCGCTTCCAGACCGCCGACGTCACCAACGAGGACGACGTCGCCAGCGCCGTCGCGACCGCGGCCGCGTGGAACGGCAAGCTCTCCGGTGCCGTGCACTGTGCCGGTGGCTCGCTGACCGTCGGGCCCGTCACTCACCTGGATTCGGAGATGTGGCGCCAGACCGTCGACCTCAACGTCAACGGCAGCATGTACGTCGTCAAGCACACCGCGCGGGAAATGGTGCGCGGTGGCGGCGGCTCGTTCGTCGGCATCTCGTCGATCGCGGCGAGCAACACCCACCGCTGGTTCGGGCCGTACGGCGTCACCAAGTCGGCGCTCGATCACCTCGTGCAGCTCGCGGCCGACGAGCTCGGTGCGTCCTGGGTGCGGGCCAACAGCATCCGTCCTGGCCTGATCCGCACCGATCTGGTGGCGGCCAGCATCTTCGAATTCGAGCCGCTGCGTGAGGATTACAAGCAGTGCACACCGCTGCCCCGGGCCGGTGAGGTCGAGGACGTCGCCAACCTGGCGCTGTTCCTGCTCAGCGACGCATCGCAATGGATCACCGGTCAGCTGATCAACGTCGACGGTGGTCAGAAGCTGCGCCGCGGCCCGGACTTCTCGGCCATGATGGAACCGATGTTCGGCGCCGACGCCATGCGCGGGGTGTTCGCCGACTGA
- a CDS encoding intersectin-EH binding protein Ibp1 — translation MSIRIHRRLLVAGGFAFATVAAPAVFALSGPVPAALLGETNCPPGMTENPVSGSCFEGGNDQAPPPVQAPTNQLGEINGIPCTGHNTGECIGLSEEQVPEVQPHSSVSSSP, via the coding sequence ATGAGCATCCGGATCCATCGACGTCTCCTGGTGGCCGGCGGCTTCGCCTTCGCGACAGTCGCCGCACCCGCCGTATTCGCCCTGAGCGGCCCCGTGCCCGCCGCACTGCTCGGGGAGACCAACTGCCCGCCCGGCATGACGGAAAACCCCGTCAGCGGCTCCTGTTTCGAGGGCGGCAACGACCAGGCGCCGCCGCCGGTACAGGCGCCGACGAACCAGCTCGGCGAGATCAACGGCATTCCCTGCACCGGCCACAACACCGGCGAATGCATCGGCCTCTCGGAGGAACAGGTGCCCGAGGTACAGCCGCACTCGTCGGTGAGTTCCAGCCCGTAA